From a region of the Methanolinea sp. genome:
- a CDS encoding HEAT repeat domain-containing protein, with protein MKSLAVRVQTSEDSLTRRHAVYLLAMTRNPACAELFTRALRDPEKAVRAQAARALADIGEPASGRLIELLRDPDWKVRYRAAEALGMIKERTAVGPLIGLLSDEKDHVRYMAVKSLGAIGPAGSKHTIEAMLNDENNYVRDMAEEVLRREE; from the coding sequence ATGAAAAGCCTCGCCGTCCGTGTCCAGACTTCCGAGGATTCGCTGACCCGGAGACATGCCGTCTACCTTCTGGCGATGACCCGGAACCCGGCCTGTGCCGAGCTCTTCACACGCGCCCTCCGGGATCCTGAAAAGGCGGTACGCGCCCAGGCGGCCCGGGCACTGGCCGATATCGGGGAACCGGCATCCGGACGATTGATCGAACTGCTTCGCGATCCTGACTGGAAGGTCAGGTACAGGGCTGCTGAAGCGCTGGGAATGATAAAGGAGCGGACGGCAGTAGGCCCGCTCATCGGGTTATTATCGGATGAAAAGGACCATGTCCGGTATATGGCGGTGAAAAGTCTTGGAGCGATCGGCCCAGCGGGTTCGAAACATACCATCGAGGCCATGTTGAACGATGAAAATAACTACGTGAGGGATATGGCAGAAGAGGTTCTCAGGAGAGAGGAGTAA
- a CDS encoding DUF473 domain-containing protein: MNCYALTSISPEIIRELQRGKARTVELQSTHNVITLAGLEPGTAVFMTSENLEDLTPGDTGIIVELISISITMKRIMEFTQGLHYEERERMSARIKIRCIGSSMVKNVIHETLIRPVSVEVVKSACYHAL; this comes from the coding sequence ATGAACTGCTACGCACTGACCAGTATCTCCCCCGAAATAATCCGGGAGCTCCAGCGGGGGAAAGCACGGACCGTTGAATTGCAGAGTACCCACAACGTAATCACTCTGGCCGGGCTTGAGCCGGGAACAGCGGTTTTCATGACATCGGAGAACCTTGAAGACCTGACGCCGGGCGACACCGGCATCATTGTCGAACTCATCTCAATCAGCATCACCATGAAGCGGATCATGGAGTTCACCCAGGGGTTACACTACGAAGAACGGGAACGGATGTCTGCCCGCATTAAGATCAGGTGTATCGGTTCCTCAATGGTGAAGAATGTCATCCATGAAACCTTGATCCGGCCCGTTTCTGTCGAAGTAGTCAAGTCTGCGTGCTATCACGCGCTCTGA
- a CDS encoding proteasome assembly chaperone family protein: MSPDASPDIRIFSRPLSHEGSSVLMGFPGSGLVGSIALQYMVEQLEFPQIGSMNSKYFPPLAMMNRGVINVPVRIYEKKNIAAIVADIPIHPMICYEVANGIMDWLMPYKVREVVTIAGIITNEPEKRVFGVATSDEALPRIQENTIILPIGSISGIASSILTECKIRNIHAYGLLGETINSPDPRASASAIEVLNRMFDLGLDVQPLLEQAEEIESTMQKLSEQVQSAETMPKKEQLPMYG, encoded by the coding sequence ATGTCGCCGGATGCCAGTCCTGATATCAGGATCTTCTCCCGTCCTTTGAGCCATGAGGGCTCGTCTGTTCTCATGGGATTTCCCGGGAGCGGCCTCGTTGGGAGCATCGCCCTCCAATACATGGTCGAACAGCTAGAATTCCCGCAGATCGGGAGTATGAACAGCAAGTATTTCCCTCCGCTTGCCATGATGAACCGGGGGGTCATCAACGTCCCGGTCCGCATCTACGAGAAGAAAAATATTGCAGCCATTGTTGCCGATATTCCCATCCACCCAATGATCTGCTACGAAGTGGCAAACGGCATCATGGACTGGCTGATGCCATACAAGGTTAGGGAAGTGGTCACCATCGCTGGTATCATCACGAACGAACCCGAAAAGCGGGTCTTTGGTGTGGCGACATCCGATGAGGCATTGCCGAGGATCCAGGAGAACACCATTATCCTTCCCATCGGCAGCATATCAGGGATCGCCAGCAGCATCCTCACCGAGTGCAAGATCAGGAACATCCATGCCTATGGACTCCTCGGTGAGACCATCAATTCACCCGATCCCCGCGCCTCAGCATCTGCAATCGAGGTGCTGAACCGGATGTTTGACCTCGGGCTTGATGTTCAGCCACTGCTCGAACAGGCAGAAGAGATCGAGTCGACCATGCAGAAGCTCTCCGAACAGGTGCAGTCGGCGGAGACTATGCCAAAGAAAGAACAACTCCCGATGTACGGATGA
- a CDS encoding DUF5611 family protein, which yields MQEYPVKRGMTSDLGSRMVDALRECFDAEVRTAGDHYQIRYGALKLLDVSVGKTGKTLIVHTESDSGSSDEVILDTNRRFRRYLDITTGYTTKERVKKAKAVEKED from the coding sequence ATGCAAGAATATCCGGTAAAGAGGGGAATGACCAGCGATCTCGGTTCCCGGATGGTCGATGCCCTACGGGAGTGCTTCGATGCAGAGGTCCGCACAGCTGGCGACCACTACCAGATCAGATACGGCGCTCTCAAGTTGCTTGACGTCTCAGTTGGAAAGACAGGAAAAACGCTCATCGTGCACACAGAATCGGACTCCGGTTCCAGCGACGAGGTCATACTCGATACAAACCGGAGATTCCGGAGGTATCTCGATATTACCACGGGATACACCACCAAGGAACGTGTGAAAAAGGCAAAGGCTGTGGAAAAGGAGGACTGA
- the leuS gene encoding leucine--tRNA ligase, with the protein MNNPDIRRIERETLARWKHAFEPDPTDGEKFYLTVAYPYPSGAMHVGHGRTYIAPDVIARFWRMRGRTVLYPMAFHVTGAPVIGISKRIARGDPKALSLYRDLYKVPDDVLARFIDPLAIVRHFSDEYQRVMASCGISIDWRRRFTTVDPQYSRFIEWQWKHLKEGNHVLKGAHPVRFCPQCDNPVGDHDLLEGDKAEILRFTMVMFAWNGAIIPTATLRPETIYGVTNLWVNPEVTYVRILLDGSPWIVSREAAEKLSFQDHTVEITGEIPGAELIDQTVSHPLCGTVPILPARFVDPDMASGVVMSVPAHAPFDYIALRDLQARGKYTEIEPIPLIVVPGYGRLPARDAVERAGIVSQDDPRMEALTQEVYGAEFTRGRLFDQYGGSPVREARDSVASLMTERYGSLPFYEFDTRSVVCRCGSKVVVKILHDQWFLQYSDPAWKEQVTALIERMDLVPPEVRAEFERTVDWLKDWACTRRVGLGTRLPWDPDWLIEPLSDSTVYMAYYTIAHHLKTMSAELLSPEVFDFIFLGKETPGLPEREKLDLMRREFLFWYPYNFRFSAKDLISNHMTFQLFHHVAIFPEPCLPRGMVVFGMGLLNGAKMSSSKGNVFLLEDAVEEFGADTVRMFLVGSAEPWQDFDWRNELVASTRKQIDRFMGTVIECQSGQESLEGLDRWLESRLQGHIAKTTEALERFQTRQALQEAFFAIESDLKWYMRRLPPGSSGSAVLEDLFSVWVRLLAPFIPFTCEFLWKEIGGAGLVSYAPWPVADPRAINSQAELSEELLARTVEDIESILKIIQLTPSAITIYTAPSWKKKVFSTVAAAEDRTAVIREIMGDAEMRKRGKEVPDVVRQCTTLIHRLPPQVVAELSREIPDELAIFSAATGFLSKEFSVPVSVCEAGESSHAKAAFALPFKPAIVIE; encoded by the coding sequence ATGAACAATCCCGATATACGCCGGATCGAACGTGAGACTCTCGCCCGATGGAAACATGCGTTTGAGCCCGACCCGACCGATGGTGAAAAATTTTACCTGACTGTTGCGTATCCCTACCCGAGCGGAGCGATGCATGTAGGGCACGGAAGAACTTATATCGCGCCCGATGTCATTGCCCGGTTCTGGAGGATGCGGGGTAGGACGGTACTCTATCCCATGGCTTTCCATGTCACTGGAGCACCAGTGATAGGTATTTCAAAGAGAATTGCCCGTGGTGATCCAAAGGCACTGTCACTTTATCGCGATCTTTACAAGGTTCCGGACGACGTGCTCGCCCGGTTCATTGATCCCCTCGCCATCGTGCGCCATTTCTCGGACGAGTACCAGCGGGTCATGGCTTCATGTGGGATTTCCATCGACTGGCGGCGACGGTTCACTACGGTGGACCCCCAGTACAGCAGGTTCATCGAGTGGCAATGGAAGCACCTGAAGGAGGGCAACCATGTGCTCAAGGGAGCCCATCCAGTGCGGTTCTGCCCGCAGTGCGATAATCCTGTCGGAGACCATGACCTGCTGGAAGGCGACAAGGCCGAGATCCTCCGTTTCACCATGGTGATGTTTGCCTGGAACGGTGCGATCATCCCCACTGCGACGCTGCGACCAGAGACGATTTACGGCGTCACCAACCTCTGGGTCAATCCCGAAGTGACTTACGTCCGGATTCTCCTGGATGGGTCACCCTGGATCGTGAGCCGGGAAGCCGCAGAGAAACTCTCGTTCCAGGACCATACCGTTGAGATTACCGGTGAGATTCCGGGAGCCGAGCTGATCGATCAGACTGTCTCGCACCCTCTCTGCGGAACCGTCCCGATCCTTCCGGCACGGTTTGTCGATCCGGACATGGCAAGCGGGGTTGTCATGAGTGTCCCTGCCCACGCCCCTTTCGATTATATCGCACTCCGCGATCTCCAGGCACGGGGAAAATATACCGAAATCGAGCCGATCCCCCTGATCGTTGTGCCCGGATATGGCAGGTTGCCTGCCAGGGATGCTGTTGAGCGGGCCGGAATCGTAAGTCAGGATGATCCGCGGATGGAGGCCCTCACCCAGGAAGTGTACGGAGCAGAATTCACTCGTGGCCGTTTGTTTGACCAGTATGGCGGGAGTCCTGTCCGGGAGGCCCGGGATTCGGTTGCCTCCCTGATGACGGAGCGCTATGGATCCCTGCCGTTTTACGAATTCGATACCCGCTCTGTGGTCTGCCGTTGTGGCTCAAAGGTCGTGGTCAAGATCCTGCACGACCAGTGGTTCCTCCAGTATAGTGACCCGGCATGGAAGGAGCAGGTGACCGCCCTCATCGAGCGGATGGATCTTGTTCCTCCCGAAGTACGGGCGGAATTCGAGCGGACCGTTGACTGGCTCAAGGACTGGGCTTGCACCAGGCGCGTTGGTCTGGGCACCCGCCTGCCATGGGATCCTGACTGGTTGATCGAGCCCCTTTCGGACTCAACAGTGTACATGGCGTATTACACCATCGCCCATCACCTGAAGACCATGTCTGCGGAGTTGCTTTCCCCCGAGGTCTTTGACTTTATCTTCCTTGGGAAGGAGACTCCGGGACTCCCTGAGCGGGAGAAACTCGACCTCATGCGCAGAGAGTTCCTCTTCTGGTATCCCTACAATTTCCGGTTCTCTGCAAAGGATCTCATCTCGAACCACATGACCTTCCAGCTCTTCCACCACGTGGCTATCTTTCCCGAGCCATGCCTGCCCCGGGGCATGGTTGTCTTCGGTATGGGGCTCCTCAACGGTGCAAAGATGTCCTCTTCCAAGGGCAACGTCTTCCTGCTAGAAGATGCCGTTGAGGAGTTCGGCGCCGATACGGTCCGGATGTTCCTGGTGGGAAGCGCTGAGCCCTGGCAGGATTTTGACTGGAGAAACGAACTGGTCGCGTCAACACGAAAGCAGATTGACCGGTTCATGGGCACGGTTATTGAATGCCAATCTGGGCAGGAGAGCCTGGAGGGGCTCGACCGGTGGCTGGAGAGCCGGCTGCAGGGTCACATCGCGAAGACAACAGAAGCACTTGAACGGTTCCAGACCCGCCAGGCCCTCCAGGAAGCATTCTTCGCGATCGAATCGGACCTCAAGTGGTACATGAGGAGACTGCCCCCGGGTTCTTCCGGAAGCGCGGTCCTTGAGGATCTCTTCTCGGTATGGGTGCGGCTGCTTGCACCGTTTATCCCCTTCACCTGCGAGTTCCTCTGGAAAGAGATCGGGGGAGCGGGGCTCGTCTCCTATGCTCCATGGCCGGTTGCCGATCCCCGGGCGATCAACAGCCAGGCCGAGCTTTCTGAAGAGCTTCTGGCCCGGACGGTTGAGGACATCGAGTCCATCCTGAAGATCATCCAGCTTACACCCTCGGCAATAACGATTTATACGGCACCTTCATGGAAGAAAAAGGTCTTTTCCACGGTGGCCGCAGCAGAAGACAGAACCGCGGTGATCAGGGAGATCATGGGAGATGCAGAGATGAGGAAGAGAGGAAAAGAAGTGCCCGACGTGGTGCGGCAATGCACCACGCTCATCCACCGGCTGCCGCCCCAGGTCGTCGCCGAGCTTTCCAGGGAGATACCCGATGAACTGGCCATCTTTTCGGCTGCCACCGGTTTCCTTTCAAAGGAATTCTCGGTCCCGGTATCTGTCTGTGAGGCCGGTGAAAGCTCGCATGCAAAGGCCGCGTTCGCTCTCCCTTTCAAGCCGGCAATCGTGATAGAATAA